Proteins co-encoded in one Methylomonas albis genomic window:
- a CDS encoding efflux transporter outer membrane subunit, whose amino-acid sequence MSVSRLIAFGLILGISANCARFGDEESARASLLPMPEMTNTVAAARGSFASSDAWSAQDWWTGFASPELQRLISTALADNPDLKATAARLRQSQAMVDAQAAELYPTIDANVSFSAQRFSANSVQAKLAGENFRQMLINPLILRYHLDFWGRDEAALQGAVGRSLAAAAELADARLLLSSTVARGYFELLAAAVKQGIAEQIVAERQALLRFEQTRLATGLTADAPILQARIALANAEQGLAAARADVELNKNLLAALAGKGPDWGAGIVIEPDQLEQALTLPVDLPLHLLAHRPDISAARLHAEAAAEEIKVAETAFYPDVNLVAFTGLHSVSLSDVLLQGSSLAYAVGPSIEFPIFEGGRLRANLTYQESAYDAAVERYNRSLVHAVQEVADALSRWRELDERLAAQRQSLADALAADKLADSLRSHGLSDRAAPSLAKLEVYQQQFRLAALVGERHKAEINIIKALGGGYSETKPATP is encoded by the coding sequence ATGTCTGTAAGCCGACTGATTGCATTCGGGTTGATACTGGGTATTTCGGCAAACTGCGCCCGGTTCGGCGACGAAGAAAGTGCGCGCGCCAGTCTTTTACCCATGCCGGAAATGACCAACACCGTCGCCGCGGCGCGCGGCAGTTTCGCAAGCAGCGATGCCTGGTCGGCGCAGGATTGGTGGACCGGCTTTGCCAGCCCGGAATTGCAGCGCTTGATAAGCACGGCGCTGGCCGATAATCCGGATTTGAAGGCCACCGCCGCCCGGTTGCGGCAGTCGCAGGCGATGGTCGATGCGCAGGCCGCAGAGCTGTATCCGACCATAGACGCCAACGTCAGCTTCTCCGCGCAACGCTTCTCTGCGAATAGCGTGCAAGCCAAACTGGCCGGCGAAAACTTTCGGCAAATGCTGATTAATCCTTTGATCTTACGTTACCACCTGGACTTTTGGGGGCGCGATGAAGCGGCTTTGCAAGGTGCGGTCGGCCGCTCGCTGGCGGCCGCGGCTGAATTGGCCGATGCGCGGTTGTTATTGTCGTCTACCGTGGCTAGGGGGTATTTCGAATTGCTGGCGGCCGCCGTAAAGCAAGGCATCGCCGAGCAGATCGTCGCCGAGCGTCAGGCCTTGTTGAGATTCGAACAGACGCGTCTGGCGACCGGTTTAACGGCCGACGCACCCATATTGCAGGCTCGCATAGCCCTCGCCAACGCCGAGCAAGGTTTGGCTGCGGCGCGGGCCGACGTGGAGTTAAATAAAAATCTGTTGGCGGCGCTGGCCGGGAAGGGGCCTGATTGGGGAGCTGGCATCGTCATCGAACCCGATCAGCTTGAGCAAGCCTTAACCCTGCCGGTGGATTTGCCTCTGCATTTACTGGCGCATCGTCCCGATATTAGCGCGGCGCGACTACATGCCGAGGCAGCGGCCGAGGAAATCAAGGTGGCCGAGACCGCCTTTTATCCGGACGTCAATCTGGTGGCATTCACCGGTCTGCACAGCGTCAGCTTGAGCGATGTGTTGTTGCAAGGTTCCAGCCTGGCTTACGCGGTCGGGCCGTCCATCGAGTTTCCGATTTTCGAAGGCGGCCGGCTGCGCGCCAATCTGACGTATCAAGAATCCGCTTACGATGCGGCCGTCGAGCGCTATAACCGCAGCTTGGTGCATGCGGTGCAGGAAGTGGCCGATGCGCTGAGCCGCTGGCGCGAGCTGGATGAGCGCTTGGCGGCACAGCGGCAAAGCCTGGCTGATGCATTAGCCGCTGACAAGCTGGCCGACAGTTTGCGAAGTCATGGCTTGTCTGATCGCGCCGCGCCGAGTTTGGCTAAATTGGAGGTCTACCAGCAACAGTTTCGCTTGGCGGCTCTGGTGGGCGAGCGACACAAAGCCGAGATCAACATCATCAAAGCGCTGGGCGGCGGCTACAGCGAAACTAAACCCGCAACGCCATGA
- a CDS encoding beta-propeller fold lactonase family protein, with protein MKKLISIVFLFTMLGQARAAPFAYIPNAAHNNVSVIDIADNRVVSTLAVGRAPTAVAVSPDGSKVYVANFSSNSMSVIDANTRSVTEVQNIDDLVNTLAVSPDGTRIYVTGELGHIFQVDAASLAVTRITQVLPGMNTPKGMAVSPDGGTLYLSDQRANAVAFINTASHVVTRVPVGRIPAGLAINQDGTRVYVANFDSDTISIIDTTTQSVITNVSVGRNPTGIAVSPDGTQVYVTNQFSDTVSVIDTNNNYFVTDVTVGNRPFGVALTPDGSRVYVANSGSNTVSVIDPTQPAVTENIAVGQSPIAFGKFIVPRADLSGSLLGFRTTDKLLCQNLTTRQNVNLNNPGKRWDCQKAGLVVHVGDQVSVTLKGTSR; from the coding sequence ATGAAAAAGCTGATAAGTATCGTGTTCTTATTCACCATGCTGGGCCAGGCGCGCGCCGCGCCTTTTGCCTATATTCCTAACGCAGCTCACAATAACGTTTCGGTCATCGATATCGCCGATAATCGAGTCGTTTCCACCTTAGCGGTGGGTCGAGCCCCAACGGCCGTAGCAGTGAGCCCGGACGGTAGCAAAGTGTATGTCGCGAATTTTTCTAGCAATAGCATGTCGGTGATTGATGCCAATACCCGTAGCGTGACCGAGGTGCAAAATATTGATGATTTAGTTAATACTTTGGCGGTCAGCCCCGATGGAACTCGCATTTATGTAACCGGAGAACTTGGGCATATATTTCAAGTCGACGCCGCCTCCCTAGCTGTAACCCGTATCACCCAAGTTCTCCCGGGTATGAATACACCAAAAGGAATGGCTGTCAGTCCGGATGGCGGCACACTGTATTTGTCAGATCAAAGAGCGAATGCTGTCGCATTTATCAACACCGCCAGCCACGTGGTCACTCGCGTGCCGGTAGGTAGAATCCCAGCGGGCTTAGCCATCAATCAAGACGGCACCCGAGTCTACGTGGCGAACTTTGATAGCGACACGATCTCGATCATTGATACGACCACTCAATCCGTCATTACTAATGTGTCGGTGGGGCGTAATCCTACCGGCATAGCCGTTAGCCCGGACGGTACCCAAGTCTATGTGACGAATCAATTTAGCGACACTGTGTCGGTGATTGATACCAATAACAACTACTTCGTTACCGACGTAACAGTGGGCAACCGTCCTTTTGGTGTGGCCCTGACCCCGGACGGCAGTCGCGTGTACGTAGCGAATAGTGGCAGCAATACCGTCTCGGTCATCGACCCGACCCAGCCAGCCGTGACCGAAAATATAGCCGTTGGCCAAAGCCCTATAGCGTTTGGTAAATTCATCGTTCCACGCGCCGATCTCAGCGGCAGTTTGCTGGGTTTTCGGACTACGGATAAGCTGCTTTGCCAAAACTTGACGACGCGCCAAAACGTTAATCTTAACAATCCAGGCAAACGCTGGGATTGCCAAAAAGCCGGCTTAGTCGTGCATGTTGGCGACCAAGTATCCGTCACCCTAAAAGGTACTTCACGGTAG
- a CDS encoding DHA2 family efflux MFS transporter permease subunit, with protein MSVVYHKRLRGWRFSLFNLCLGCGHALVIFNAGAYIAMLPRVAGGLGVPPSFATWTQTDYMIALALAFPVGGWLARRFGEYRPFVAAFLVFGIASFICAHCTYFYTYLAGRIVLGFAGGLTLPLGQALLLKEYPDRRKSLGIGVWSIFTLTPFTFGPPLGGWIADNLGWRYLFWLNIPAALAIAGIVGALLYRRGHQRHWQRFDSVGFMLLVMVVFGLQTLLNQGNDWDWNHSAYINGLIVFIGATFICWIVWGLSVRRPFLDIRLFTHRNFASGVFILFTGFLCFQGLLSLLIVQLQLAFGYSSWEAGLVFLPMAICAKPMASVFHEIVKRCDARLLASANLLGFAATYFWLSRFDDPDSFAQLFWPKLLEGACLGSFFVPMTALLLHGLPAERQWRALELANLLRIAAGAIGIALQGIVLYRRAPQHLTRFAENHGAFELADHPTLATLNSLGFAEPAALAKYAKLAGRDAVLHAMNDAFWMAGCAFVGMAALVWFAHPTRTPVKVSVEQELRRETQELLAEEA; from the coding sequence ATGAGTGTCGTCTATCACAAACGCCTGCGTGGCTGGCGTTTTAGCTTATTTAATCTGTGTCTGGGTTGCGGGCATGCGCTGGTTATCTTCAATGCTGGCGCTTATATTGCCATGCTGCCCAGAGTAGCCGGCGGCTTGGGCGTACCACCCAGTTTTGCGACCTGGACCCAGACAGATTATATGATAGCGCTGGCGCTGGCGTTTCCGGTGGGCGGCTGGTTGGCGCGACGTTTTGGCGAATACCGGCCCTTCGTCGCGGCTTTCCTGGTTTTTGGGATAGCTTCTTTCATCTGCGCGCATTGCACGTACTTTTACACCTATTTGGCGGGGCGCATCGTACTGGGTTTTGCCGGCGGTTTGACGCTGCCATTGGGCCAGGCTCTGTTGCTAAAAGAATATCCCGATAGACGTAAATCACTCGGCATCGGCGTTTGGAGCATATTCACGTTAACGCCTTTCACCTTCGGCCCACCCTTGGGCGGCTGGATAGCCGACAACTTGGGCTGGCGTTACTTGTTTTGGCTCAACATCCCGGCGGCATTGGCGATTGCCGGTATCGTCGGCGCACTGCTGTATCGGCGCGGTCACCAGAGACATTGGCAGCGCTTCGACAGCGTCGGATTTATGCTGTTGGTGATGGTGGTGTTTGGTTTGCAAACTTTGTTGAATCAGGGCAATGATTGGGATTGGAACCATTCGGCCTACATCAATGGCTTGATCGTATTTATAGGCGCCACGTTTATTTGCTGGATAGTCTGGGGCTTGAGTGTGCGTCGACCATTTCTGGATATTCGCCTGTTTACCCATCGCAATTTTGCATCCGGCGTATTCATTTTATTCACCGGTTTTCTGTGTTTTCAAGGCTTGTTGTCCTTGTTAATCGTACAGTTACAATTGGCGTTCGGCTATTCGTCTTGGGAAGCCGGTTTGGTATTTTTGCCGATGGCTATCTGCGCCAAACCGATGGCCAGCGTCTTTCACGAGATTGTCAAACGCTGCGATGCCCGGCTGTTGGCGAGTGCGAATTTGCTGGGATTTGCCGCCACCTATTTCTGGTTAAGTCGTTTCGACGACCCGGACTCGTTTGCACAATTGTTCTGGCCGAAATTGCTGGAGGGTGCCTGCCTGGGTAGCTTTTTTGTGCCGATGACAGCTTTGCTGCTACACGGCTTGCCGGCCGAGCGGCAATGGCGGGCGCTGGAATTGGCGAATCTGTTGCGGATAGCGGCCGGGGCAATCGGCATTGCCTTGCAAGGCATCGTGTTGTACCGGCGGGCGCCGCAGCATCTGACCCGCTTTGCCGAAAATCACGGCGCGTTTGAATTGGCCGATCATCCTACCTTGGCAACGCTAAATTCCCTGGGATTTGCCGAACCGGCGGCGTTAGCCAAATATGCCAAGCTGGCGGGACGCGATGCGGTGTTGCACGCTATGAACGATGCGTTCTGGATGGCTGGTTGCGCGTTTGTCGGCATGGCGGCCTTGGTCTGGTTTGCGCACCCGACTCGTACCCCGGTGAAAGTCAGTGTCGAGCAGGAATTGCGCCGGGAAACTCAGGAACTGCTGGCTGAGGAGGCCTGA
- a CDS encoding efflux RND transporter periplasmic adaptor subunit, which produces MTANMPRKIRPREILRQRRRRLQGVTLALLLAGLAYLAYWWLEHRDWVATDDAFVAGHLITLKTQTDGTVVQVLAENTLCVEKGQVLVRLDGVHAGIALQQTQAELAEAVRNIVSLQAKAETLKQRALVKQALLAQVNHDLARFNAAAKDGAVSDQQLQNAQDKSHELEAAIKEIRAEQSGVEAQLLDSGIDNHPVVEKAKSRLRQAFLDFHRRNLVAPVSGCVAKRKVQVGDMLKASAPLLAIVPLDDLWIEANFLESQIAGVSPGQAAEVRVAAYGDDRVYHGRVQGINPGTGSIFAVLPTDNATGNFIHIAERLQVRVALDAAELKANPLQPGLSTLTRINIANTAREVSASAVALSGEAYRTDVYDRELEGVEQLIQRIMGANRPH; this is translated from the coding sequence ATGACCGCAAACATGCCAAGAAAAATTCGTCCTCGGGAAATTCTGCGCCAACGCCGGCGCCGCTTGCAAGGTGTCACTTTGGCTTTACTGCTGGCCGGTTTGGCTTATCTGGCGTATTGGTGGTTAGAGCATCGCGATTGGGTTGCCACTGACGACGCCTTCGTGGCCGGACATTTAATTACACTGAAAACGCAGACTGACGGTACCGTGGTCCAAGTATTGGCGGAAAACACGCTGTGCGTGGAAAAAGGCCAGGTCTTGGTGCGGCTGGATGGCGTGCATGCCGGCATCGCCTTGCAGCAGACGCAAGCCGAATTGGCGGAAGCGGTGCGGAATATCGTCAGTTTGCAGGCCAAAGCCGAGACGCTGAAGCAGCGGGCCTTGGTGAAACAAGCTTTACTGGCACAGGTCAATCACGACTTGGCGCGCTTTAACGCAGCGGCTAAGGATGGGGCGGTTTCCGATCAACAGCTACAAAATGCCCAAGATAAAAGCCACGAACTGGAGGCGGCGATTAAAGAAATTCGCGCCGAACAAAGCGGCGTCGAGGCGCAATTGCTGGATTCGGGTATCGATAATCATCCTGTCGTGGAAAAAGCCAAGAGCCGCTTGCGCCAGGCGTTTCTGGATTTTCATCGCCGGAATCTGGTCGCGCCGGTGTCCGGTTGCGTGGCTAAGCGCAAGGTGCAAGTTGGCGATATGCTGAAAGCCAGCGCACCGCTGCTGGCCATCGTGCCGCTGGACGATCTATGGATAGAAGCCAATTTTCTGGAAAGCCAGATCGCCGGGGTCAGCCCGGGGCAGGCGGCGGAAGTGCGCGTCGCGGCGTATGGTGACGACCGGGTTTATCACGGCCGGGTGCAAGGCATCAATCCAGGTACCGGCAGTATCTTTGCAGTGTTGCCGACCGATAATGCCACCGGCAATTTCATTCATATCGCCGAGCGTTTGCAGGTGCGGGTCGCGCTGGATGCCGCAGAGCTTAAGGCAAATCCTTTACAGCCCGGCCTGTCCACCTTAACCCGAATCAACATAGCGAATACGGCACGTGAGGTGTCGGCATCCGCAGTGGCACTGAGTGGTGAGGCTTATCGTACCGACGTTTACGACCGGGAATTGGAGGGTGTTGAACAGTTGATCCAGCGGATCATGGGAGCCAATCGGCCGCACTAA
- a CDS encoding PEP-CTERM sorting domain-containing protein has product MKILHLCYLAISFWVLPVQAAFLNGGFETGNFKIWSSLGDASVTDTGFGIGPVTGTFQALLTNAATATDGYNYSGIDAVAVDQLEAFLHLPTASLGAFEGTGIGQSFTANAGDILSFSWDFLTDQANQVEFNDFAFAVLDGNLISLTNTASLLKTSNSPFLLETGYAGFSQILSAGNHSLSFAIVDVGDGLATSGLLIDNVSLSATPTTVPEPSDISLWAVGFLALVSISRLQKSY; this is encoded by the coding sequence ATGAAAATCTTACACTTATGCTATCTGGCCATCAGCTTTTGGGTGTTGCCGGTTCAAGCCGCCTTCCTAAATGGCGGTTTCGAAACAGGTAACTTTAAAATTTGGAGCAGCCTCGGTGACGCCAGTGTGACCGATACCGGTTTCGGAATTGGACCGGTAACGGGCACTTTTCAGGCCTTGCTGACCAACGCGGCAACGGCTACCGATGGTTATAACTACTCGGGTATCGACGCCGTGGCCGTCGATCAGTTGGAAGCATTTCTACATCTACCAACCGCTTCCCTGGGCGCGTTTGAAGGCACGGGTATCGGTCAGAGCTTTACCGCCAATGCCGGGGATATCTTGTCTTTTAGCTGGGATTTTTTGACGGATCAGGCGAACCAAGTTGAATTTAATGATTTTGCCTTCGCTGTGCTGGATGGCAACTTGATTTCACTTACCAATACCGCTTCATTGCTAAAAACCTCAAATTCGCCGTTTCTGCTGGAGACCGGCTATGCAGGCTTTAGCCAGATTCTGTCGGCCGGTAACCACAGCTTGAGCTTTGCGATTGTGGACGTGGGGGATGGCTTGGCGACATCGGGCCTACTCATCGATAACGTGAGTTTGTCCGCAACACCCACAACCGTTCCCGAACCCAGCGACATTAGTTTGTGGGCTGTAGGATTTCTAGCCTTGGTTAGTATCAGCAGGCTACAAAAGTCGTATTAA
- a CDS encoding alpha-E domain-containing protein — protein sequence MLSRTADHLYWMARYIERAENMARVLDVTYRMSLVANSAYDETARWKPPVQIADDIEAFEKNYSGYTAVNVIRFMALDERNPSSIVSALGAARENARAVRVAMSSEMWETVNALWLELRQRIRQGLHEADICEFCDWVKSRSHLFRGVTFGTMLRDDSYKFVRLGSFVERADNTARLLDAKYQLLLPVVEAQEGQVDYYEWSSLLRSVSAFEAYQKVFRDTIEPWKVAELLVLRDDMPRSLHACYDELAPIVEQLCRQRGTECLRLAGENHARLHYGRMADIFSVGLHEFLQDFILRNNALSAEIQRTFLNGPEQALA from the coding sequence ATGCTGAGCCGTACCGCCGATCATCTCTACTGGATGGCGCGTTATATAGAGCGCGCCGAGAACATGGCGCGGGTGCTGGACGTCACCTATCGGATGTCGCTGGTCGCCAATAGTGCCTACGACGAAACGGCGCGCTGGAAACCGCCGGTGCAGATCGCCGACGATATCGAGGCTTTCGAGAAAAATTACTCCGGCTATACCGCGGTGAATGTGATTCGCTTTATGGCTTTGGACGAGCGTAATCCGTCCAGCATTGTTAGCGCATTAGGTGCTGCCCGTGAGAATGCCCGGGCAGTGCGGGTGGCGATGTCTTCGGAAATGTGGGAGACCGTTAATGCCTTGTGGTTGGAACTTAGGCAGCGAATTCGGCAGGGTTTGCACGAAGCCGATATTTGCGAGTTTTGCGACTGGGTAAAATCGCGTTCGCATTTGTTTCGCGGTGTGACCTTCGGCACCATGTTGCGTGACGATAGTTACAAGTTTGTGCGTTTGGGGAGTTTTGTCGAGCGGGCCGACAATACAGCCCGATTATTAGACGCCAAGTATCAATTACTGTTGCCGGTGGTGGAAGCGCAGGAAGGTCAGGTCGACTATTACGAATGGAGTTCCTTGCTGCGTTCGGTGTCGGCTTTTGAGGCTTATCAAAAAGTATTTCGGGATACTATCGAGCCCTGGAAAGTCGCGGAATTACTGGTGCTGCGCGACGACATGCCGCGTTCCTTACACGCCTGTTACGATGAGCTGGCACCGATTGTGGAACAGCTGTGTCGGCAGCGAGGTACGGAGTGTCTGCGCTTGGCCGGTGAAAATCATGCTCGATTACATTACGGGCGGATGGCGGATATTTTTAGCGTCGGTTTGCATGAGTTTTTACAAGATTTTATTCTGCGAAACAACGCGCTAAGCGCCGAGATTCAGCGGACTTTTCTAAATGGGCCTGAGCAAGCGCTTGCTTGA
- a CDS encoding carbohydrate kinase family protein translates to MHTAFFTIFGEVLFDNFPDGNRILGGAPFNVAWHLHALGRQTLFISRVGEDEAGRTILAAMQNAGMTRSAMQIDATHPTGSVAISITDGQPSYSILDQQAYDYINSEALQHLPRHGLLYHGSLALRNNVSRQTLLNLQQSWSGPVFLDVNLRAPWWQADQLLEWVAGADWLKLNDEELQLLLPGKQSISDKMHILKQTYQLSGVVLTLGRQGAMALDSSGELSSITPDGNIEVVDTVGAGDAFAAVLLLGITENWPMALTLKRAQDFASALVGRRGATVADLAFYQGFIEAWR, encoded by the coding sequence ATGCATACTGCTTTTTTCACGATATTCGGCGAAGTGCTATTCGACAATTTTCCGGACGGCAATCGGATACTCGGCGGCGCACCATTTAATGTCGCCTGGCATCTGCACGCCTTAGGTCGGCAAACCCTGTTTATCAGTCGTGTGGGAGAAGATGAAGCCGGCCGTACAATCCTCGCGGCCATGCAAAACGCGGGTATGACGCGATCCGCCATGCAAATCGACGCTACTCACCCGACTGGCAGCGTGGCGATCAGCATAACAGATGGACAGCCCAGCTACAGTATTCTCGACCAGCAAGCTTATGACTATATCAATTCAGAGGCGCTGCAACACCTACCCCGGCATGGATTGCTCTACCATGGCAGTCTGGCATTACGCAACAACGTGTCCAGGCAAACCTTGCTCAATTTGCAACAGAGCTGGAGCGGCCCGGTGTTTCTGGATGTGAATCTTCGCGCACCCTGGTGGCAAGCGGATCAACTGCTGGAATGGGTAGCCGGCGCAGATTGGTTGAAACTGAACGACGAAGAATTGCAGTTACTGCTGCCCGGCAAGCAGAGCATAAGCGACAAGATGCACATACTAAAGCAGACTTATCAATTGAGCGGCGTAGTGCTTACTCTCGGCAGACAAGGCGCGATGGCGCTAGACTCGTCGGGAGAATTATCCAGCATTACCCCCGACGGCAACATCGAAGTAGTCGATACCGTTGGTGCCGGTGACGCGTTTGCAGCGGTTTTGTTATTGGGGATTACCGAGAACTGGCCGATGGCTCTAACGCTAAAACGAGCACAGGATTTTGCGTCGGCATTGGTGGGTCGGAGGGGCGCTACCGTCGCCGACTTGGCGTTTTATCAAGGATTTATTGAAGCGTGGCGATAG
- a CDS encoding circularly permuted type 2 ATP-grasp protein: MVMNINTFFDEMRTSTGSVRRLYQPFSEWLSGTDHAQLMQKSREAEMLFRRVGITFNVYGDEAGAERLIPFDVVPRILAATEWRVLSAGVIQRVTALNAFLNDLYHDQEIIKAGIVPASILENEMYRPEMQGVDVPGGIYAHIAGVDIVRTAENEFYVLEDNLRTPSGVSYMLEDRKMMMRLFPELFRRYAVAPVEHYPQVLLNNLRAVAQPGVYDPTVVLLTPGAYNSAYFEHAFLAQQMGIELVEGQDLFCKDNAVFMRTTEGPKRIDVIYRRIDDDFLDPLAFREDSMLGVPGLVSVYRNGGVTLANAIGTGVADDKATYTYVPEMVRFYLGEEPILSNVPTYKLENPDDLKYVLEHLEELVVKEVQGSGGYGMLVGPTSSKQQIEDFRARILAEPDNYIAQPTLALSTCPTLVEQGVAPRHVDLRPFVLSGKTTTLVPGGLCRVAMREGSLVVNSSQGGGTKDTWVLNGDAPC, encoded by the coding sequence ATGGTCATGAACATAAATACTTTTTTCGATGAAATGCGTACCTCAACCGGCAGCGTCCGGCGCCTGTATCAACCGTTCTCAGAGTGGCTGAGCGGTACCGATCACGCCCAGTTGATGCAAAAGTCCCGCGAAGCGGAAATGTTGTTCAGGCGGGTGGGAATTACTTTCAATGTCTACGGCGACGAGGCCGGCGCCGAGCGGCTGATTCCGTTTGATGTGGTGCCGCGGATTCTGGCTGCCACGGAATGGCGGGTATTGTCGGCTGGCGTGATTCAGCGGGTCACGGCACTGAATGCGTTTTTGAACGATCTGTATCACGATCAGGAAATCATCAAAGCCGGTATCGTTCCCGCCAGCATTCTGGAAAACGAAATGTATCGGCCGGAAATGCAGGGCGTGGACGTGCCGGGCGGTATTTATGCGCATATCGCCGGCGTCGATATTGTCCGCACCGCCGAGAACGAGTTTTATGTGTTGGAAGACAATCTGCGTACGCCGTCCGGGGTTTCCTACATGTTGGAAGACCGCAAGATGATGATGCGCCTGTTTCCAGAGTTGTTCCGTCGCTACGCGGTGGCGCCGGTCGAGCATTATCCGCAGGTATTGCTCAACAATTTGCGGGCCGTGGCGCAGCCGGGTGTTTACGATCCGACCGTAGTGTTGTTGACGCCCGGTGCCTATAACAGCGCGTATTTCGAGCACGCGTTTCTGGCGCAACAAATGGGTATAGAACTGGTGGAAGGTCAGGATTTGTTTTGCAAGGACAACGCAGTGTTCATGCGCACCACCGAAGGGCCGAAGCGGATTGACGTGATTTATCGGCGCATTGATGATGATTTTCTCGATCCGCTGGCGTTTCGCGAAGATTCGATGCTCGGTGTGCCGGGCTTGGTCTCGGTGTATCGCAATGGCGGCGTCACGCTGGCTAACGCGATCGGCACGGGGGTAGCCGACGACAAAGCCACCTATACCTATGTACCCGAGATGGTGCGTTTTTATCTGGGTGAGGAGCCTATTCTGTCGAATGTGCCCACGTATAAGCTGGAAAATCCTGACGATTTGAAATATGTGTTAGAGCATCTGGAGGAACTGGTGGTCAAGGAAGTACAGGGTTCCGGCGGTTATGGCATGTTGGTGGGTCCAACCTCATCCAAACAGCAGATCGAGGATTTTCGGGCACGGATTTTGGCCGAGCCCGACAATTACATCGCTCAGCCTACATTGGCATTGTCGACTTGTCCGACTTTGGTTGAACAAGGGGTGGCACCGCGTCATGTCGATTTGCGACCATTTGTGTTGTCGGGCAAAACCACGACGCTGGTGCCGGGCGGCTTATGCCGAGTGGCGATGCGCGAAGGTTCGCTGGTGGTCAATTCCTCGCAGGGCGGCGGCACTAAGGACACTTGGGTATTGAATGGAGACGCACCATGCTGA
- a CDS encoding DUF5765 domain-containing protein gives MCFSANMSLGLGVAGLVASSVTFLDKDETFWVRLARAYAIFHFSLMEFIQYFGYPVADQCGYGTNLFLSELSTYHISLQAFAIMPALATYSTDPQALKKAFMIGTTLSSLFIICSFLPMEWQLFGVQPNFIGNMMSCLYMGIYHIGYAISSAFGLFVTHGSLFALAWSGFIWKNNWRIASYHFVMAMMTLFMPQWLFGVSTGEAAAMYCFYSIPITASFMPQFKKFFSAQSGDWSDGVPARQQS, from the coding sequence ATGTGTTTTAGTGCCAATATGTCGTTGGGATTGGGCGTCGCGGGCCTGGTCGCATCGAGTGTGACTTTTCTGGATAAAGACGAGACTTTCTGGGTCAGGCTGGCTCGTGCCTATGCCATCTTCCATTTTTCCTTGATGGAGTTTATTCAGTATTTCGGCTATCCGGTGGCGGACCAGTGCGGTTACGGCACCAACCTATTCTTGAGCGAGCTGTCTACGTATCATATTAGCTTGCAGGCCTTTGCGATCATGCCGGCTTTGGCGACTTATTCCACCGATCCGCAAGCCCTGAAAAAAGCGTTTATGATCGGCACCACTTTGAGTAGCTTATTTATAATCTGTTCGTTTTTGCCCATGGAATGGCAGTTATTCGGTGTTCAGCCTAATTTCATCGGCAATATGATGTCTTGCCTGTACATGGGCATTTATCACATTGGCTATGCCATCTCCAGTGCCTTTGGCTTGTTCGTTACCCATGGTTCCTTGTTTGCCTTGGCTTGGAGTGGTTTTATCTGGAAGAACAATTGGCGGATTGCTTCTTACCATTTTGTGATGGCTATGATGACCTTGTTTATGCCGCAATGGCTGTTCGGAGTCAGTACCGGGGAAGCGGCGGCGATGTATTGTTTTTACTCGATTCCCATCACGGCCAGCTTCATGCCGCAATTTAAAAAGTTTTTCTCCGCCCAGTCCGGCGATTGGTCGGACGGTGTGCCTGCCAGACAGCAGTCTTGA